Proteins from one Thermosipho japonicus genomic window:
- the serS gene encoding serine--tRNA ligase, with product MIDVKLLRKSPEIFYDALKKRNMETEIIDKILDVDKEWRQLVAKVNELKAKRNEFSKLVAKAKAEKDNEKASKLIEESKKIGEEIKKIEEQEKKLEEEMQNLALNIPNIPSEDVSFGKDESENVEIRRWGEPRKFDFEPKAHWDLGPELSMMDFERGAKLSGSRFTVLYSYLARLERALIQFMLDVHTREHGYTEVWVPQLVKRDAMLWTGKLPKFEEDAYRIEKDDMFLIPTAEVPLVALHAQEILSEKDLPIKYTAYSACYRREAGSYGKDVRGMIRQHQFDKVELVWITTPERSFEDLEKLTQDAERILQLLELPYRVVSLCSGDLGFVSAKTYDIEVWLPSYNSYKEISSCSNTTDFQTRRSNIRYRGSDNKLHYAHALNGSGLAVGRTLVAIVENYQNKDGSITVPKVLVPYMGVEKIEVR from the coding sequence ATGATTGATGTTAAATTATTAAGAAAAAGTCCTGAAATATTTTATGATGCTTTAAAGAAAAGAAATATGGAAACAGAAATTATTGACAAAATTTTAGATGTAGATAAAGAATGGAGACAACTTGTTGCGAAGGTAAATGAATTGAAAGCAAAGAGGAATGAGTTCTCTAAGCTAGTTGCAAAAGCAAAGGCTGAAAAAGATAATGAAAAAGCGAGTAAATTAATAGAAGAAAGTAAGAAAATAGGAGAAGAGATAAAGAAAATAGAAGAGCAAGAAAAAAAATTAGAAGAAGAAATGCAAAATTTAGCATTGAATATTCCAAATATTCCATCAGAAGATGTTTCGTTTGGAAAAGATGAATCGGAAAATGTCGAAATTAGAAGATGGGGAGAGCCTAGAAAGTTTGATTTTGAGCCTAAAGCTCATTGGGATCTTGGGCCTGAACTTTCAATGATGGATTTTGAAAGAGGTGCAAAATTAAGTGGTTCAAGGTTTACAGTTTTGTATAGTTATTTAGCAAGACTTGAGAGAGCCTTGATTCAATTTATGCTTGATGTTCATACAAGAGAACATGGATATACAGAAGTTTGGGTACCACAACTTGTTAAGAGAGACGCAATGCTTTGGACTGGTAAACTTCCAAAATTTGAAGAAGATGCATATCGTATTGAAAAAGATGATATGTTTTTAATTCCAACAGCTGAAGTTCCACTTGTGGCACTTCATGCCCAAGAAATTCTTTCTGAAAAAGATCTTCCAATAAAATATACAGCGTATTCTGCATGCTACAGAAGAGAAGCAGGAAGCTATGGAAAAGATGTTCGTGGAATGATTAGACAACATCAATTTGATAAGGTAGAACTAGTATGGATAACAACTCCTGAAAGATCCTTTGAGGATCTTGAAAAATTAACACAGGATGCAGAAAGGATATTACAGCTTTTGGAACTTCCTTACAGGGTTGTTTCTTTGTGCAGTGGTGATTTAGGATTTGTTTCTGCAAAAACTTATGATATTGAAGTGTGGCTTCCATCTTACAATTCCTACAAGGAAATTTCTTCATGCAGTAACACTACAGATTTTCAGACAAGAAGATCGAATATAAGGTACAGAGGAAGTGACAATAAATTGCATTATGCACATGCACTTAATGGATCTGGACTTGCCGTTGGAAGAACTTTGGTGGCTATTGTTGAAAACTATCAGAACAAGGATGGAAGTATAACTGTTCCAAAAGTTTTAGTTCCTTACATGGGAGTTGAGAAAATAGAAGTTAGATAA
- the mtnA gene encoding S-methyl-5-thioribose-1-phosphate isomerase: MKLKTMTMEWTGDELILIDQRKIPLVEEYVSCKSYKEVAVAIKDMVVRGAPAIGASAAFGYVLGAREMFVEDFNAFVKKVEEVKEVLANTRPTAVNLFWALNRMEDSLKKYGKTEGVLEYLEEEAMNIAKEDIEVNKAIGRYGAELLKDGDTVLTHCNAGALATVDYGTALGVIRAAVEQGKKIKVFADETRPYLQGARLTAWELMKDGIDVTLISDNMSGWSMKLGKINAVIVGADRVAANGDVANKIGTYMVAVLAKRHGIPFYVAAPTSTIDLNTKTGKDIPIEERKHTEVTHCGGRQIAPDEVKVFNPAFDVTDAELVTAIITEKGVVYPPYEENLKKLFEE; encoded by the coding sequence ATGAAATTAAAAACTATGACTATGGAATGGACGGGAGATGAATTGATTCTAATTGATCAGAGGAAAATACCACTTGTTGAAGAGTATGTTAGTTGCAAGTCATATAAGGAAGTTGCTGTAGCTATAAAAGATATGGTTGTAAGAGGCGCTCCTGCTATAGGTGCTTCTGCAGCTTTTGGATATGTTCTTGGAGCAAGAGAAATGTTTGTTGAAGATTTTAATGCATTTGTTAAAAAAGTGGAAGAAGTAAAAGAAGTTTTAGCAAATACAAGACCTACAGCGGTTAATTTATTTTGGGCTTTAAATAGAATGGAAGATTCGTTAAAGAAATATGGAAAAACAGAAGGTGTTTTAGAATATCTTGAAGAAGAAGCTATGAATATTGCAAAAGAAGATATTGAGGTAAATAAGGCAATTGGTAGATATGGTGCAGAACTTTTAAAAGATGGAGATACTGTATTAACTCATTGTAATGCAGGTGCACTTGCAACGGTTGATTATGGTACAGCTCTTGGAGTTATAAGAGCGGCTGTTGAGCAAGGAAAGAAGATAAAAGTTTTTGCTGATGAAACAAGGCCATACTTGCAAGGGGCTAGACTTACTGCTTGGGAATTGATGAAGGACGGTATAGATGTAACATTAATAAGTGATAATATGTCTGGTTGGTCAATGAAACTTGGTAAAATAAACGCAGTAATTGTTGGTGCAGACAGAGTAGCTGCAAATGGTGATGTTGCAAATAAGATAGGAACTTATATGGTTGCTGTTTTGGCAAAAAGGCACGGAATTCCTTTTTATGTAGCTGCGCCAACAAGTACAATTGATTTGAATACAAAAACTGGTAAAGATATTCCTATTGAAGAAAGAAAGCATACAGAGGTTACACATTGCGGTGGAAGACAGATCGCACCAGATGAGGTAAAAGTGTTTAATCCTGCATTTGATGTTACAGATGCAGAGCTTGTAACTGCAATAATAACGGAAAAAGGCGTAGTTTACCCTCCTTACGAAGAAAATTTAAAAAAGTTGTTTGAGGAGTGA
- a CDS encoding alkaline phosphatase, with amino-acid sequence MKKLLLILLLLVSVFSFSVKNVIYMIGDGMGINHAILASYLEGRLLEFMKTQNIALVTTHSANSNVTDSAAAGTALFTGFKTNNGMIGILPDGTTVPTIAEIAAKHSVKIGIIATSRITHATPGTVYGHVNSRKDENTLAEQLVNCSITVAFGGGWRHFVATGGKRSDGKDLIKLAKEKGFDYITTKEELLNYNGKKVIGLFNSSHLPAYTDRVNEPTLSEMTKKALEVLAKDNSPFFLMIEGSQIDWEAHGNDPYGVWKEIIEFEEAFKVAMEFLKQNPDTLIIVTADHETGGLGLSSGGYYFDVEMIRKFSKNTDFISKESNKDKNKLKELIKKYYQLELTDEDLELFNSLVKEQGNSYYAFSNVIGRLVSKKAHLGWTTYDHTGAPVALYAFGQGADNFKGLIDNTEIPRIIARLAGYPLTFPTYQLPVSGRH; translated from the coding sequence ATGAAAAAACTTTTACTTATATTGCTTTTACTAGTCTCTGTATTTTCATTTTCTGTAAAAAACGTTATCTACATGATTGGAGATGGTATGGGGATTAACCATGCAATTCTTGCTAGCTATCTTGAAGGAAGACTTCTAGAGTTTATGAAAACCCAAAATATTGCACTAGTAACTACACATTCTGCAAATAGTAATGTTACGGACTCAGCAGCTGCTGGAACTGCACTTTTTACTGGTTTTAAAACTAACAACGGAATGATCGGCATATTGCCAGATGGCACGACTGTTCCTACAATTGCGGAAATTGCAGCAAAACACAGTGTAAAAATTGGAATAATAGCAACATCAAGAATTACTCACGCAACCCCAGGCACAGTGTATGGCCACGTGAATTCAAGAAAGGATGAAAATACTCTTGCAGAACAATTAGTTAACTGCTCTATAACAGTTGCGTTTGGTGGCGGCTGGAGACATTTTGTAGCAACTGGCGGAAAAAGAAGTGATGGAAAAGATTTAATTAAATTGGCAAAAGAAAAAGGATTTGATTATATTACAACAAAAGAAGAATTACTTAATTACAACGGAAAAAAAGTAATAGGACTTTTCAATTCAAGCCATTTACCAGCGTATACTGATAGGGTAAATGAACCAACACTTTCTGAGATGACAAAAAAAGCCCTTGAAGTACTGGCAAAAGATAATTCACCTTTCTTTTTAATGATCGAAGGCTCACAAATAGACTGGGAAGCACATGGAAATGATCCATACGGTGTTTGGAAAGAAATAATAGAATTTGAAGAAGCATTCAAAGTTGCTATGGAATTTTTAAAACAAAACCCAGATACCTTAATTATTGTAACAGCAGATCATGAAACCGGAGGCCTCGGCCTTTCAAGCGGCGGATATTACTTTGATGTTGAAATGATAAGAAAATTTAGTAAAAACACAGATTTTATATCAAAAGAGTCAAATAAAGACAAAAATAAATTAAAAGAGCTCATTAAAAAATACTATCAATTAGAGTTAACTGATGAAGATTTAGAGCTTTTCAACTCTCTAGTAAAAGAACAAGGAAATTCATATTATGCATTTTCAAATGTAATAGGAAGATTAGTAAGTAAAAAAGCACACCTTGGTTGGACCACATATGATCACACAGGCGCCCCTGTTGCACTATATGCCTTTGGACAAGGTGCCGATAACTTTAAAGGATTAATAGACAACACTGAAATACCAAGAATTATTGCAAGGCTTGCAGGATATCCACTTACATTCCCAACCTATCAATTACCAGTATCGGGTAGACATTAA
- a CDS encoding peptidyl-prolyl cis-trans isomerase gives MKRFLLLLLLLVVFSVMIFSEELPATSTVAVVNGETITLEQLNRAADVQKLMIGISQVDQTFFNVLSNTEEGVKVILRYKRVVLDDLVNKLLIVQFAQKYGARPTEEEVKNVVDKQISNYLNQQGIDEKTFDMYLQYANMGTLEDFKEKMYFETLVNLSLEKLFNVVTKDATVSDEELKDYYQKHIDEYSTPTQYTLSLIAFDNEKVANAAKTKIVSGETFNGVASEYGISHFKYENIAEDTTFPDKLWNYIKNAPQGALLGPINVDEKYYIFKVEKVIPMQSKKFEEVKEEISNVVLSEKKKNLWANFIDSEFSKFKNESTVEVYYKVDVEQKN, from the coding sequence ATGAAACGTTTTTTACTTTTACTTTTACTTTTGGTTGTTTTTTCAGTGATGATTTTTTCCGAGGAACTTCCAGCAACATCAACTGTTGCAGTTGTAAACGGTGAGACTATTACGCTTGAACAATTAAATAGAGCTGCAGACGTGCAAAAACTTATGATTGGTATAAGTCAGGTGGATCAAACGTTTTTTAATGTTTTATCGAATACAGAAGAGGGTGTAAAAGTAATATTAAGATACAAAAGAGTAGTTTTAGATGATTTAGTAAATAAGTTGTTAATAGTACAGTTTGCCCAAAAATATGGAGCAAGACCAACTGAGGAAGAAGTAAAAAATGTAGTCGACAAACAAATATCAAACTATTTAAACCAACAGGGAATTGATGAAAAAACATTTGATATGTATTTGCAGTATGCAAATATGGGAACTTTAGAAGATTTTAAAGAAAAGATGTATTTTGAAACGCTTGTTAATCTATCACTTGAAAAACTTTTTAATGTGGTTACAAAAGATGCAACAGTTTCTGATGAAGAATTGAAGGATTACTATCAAAAGCATATTGATGAGTATTCTACACCAACACAATATACTCTAAGCTTAATAGCTTTTGACAATGAAAAAGTTGCAAATGCTGCAAAAACTAAGATAGTTTCCGGTGAAACGTTTAATGGTGTTGCAAGTGAATATGGAATTTCTCATTTTAAATATGAAAATATTGCTGAGGATACTACTTTCCCAGATAAGTTATGGAACTATATAAAGAATGCACCACAAGGTGCATTGTTGGGCCCAATAAATGTAGATGAAAAATATTACATCTTTAAAGTAGAAAAAGTTATCCCAATGCAATCTAAAAAATTTGAAGAGGTAAAGGAAGAAATTTCAAATGTGGTTTTGTCTGAAAAGAAGAAAAATTTGTGGGCCAACTTTATTGACAGTGAATTTAGTAAATTTAAAAACGAAAGTACAGTTGAGGTTTATTATAAAGTTGATGTAGAACAGAAAAATTAA
- the leuS gene encoding leucine--tRNA ligase yields MKEYIPSQIEKKWQKVWEEKKVFETPQYSEKPKFYDLVMFPYPSGTLHVGHVKNYVIGDIVARYKRMKGYNVLHPFGYDAFGLPAENAAIKNKIHPEVWTFKNIETIRNQIKKIGISYDWKREIATCTEDYYKWTQWLFVKMYEKGLAYKKKAAVNWCPSCQTVLANEQVVDGKCERCGTEVTLKHLEQWYFKITDYAERLLNDLEKLEGWPENVKTMQKNWIGKSTGAEIDFKVDGLDMSIRVFTTRPDTIWGVTFMAIAPESPLVETLVTEDRKNELEEFLKKVSLEDRFKRTSLEAEKEGFFLGRYAINPVTGEKIPIYVANYILYEYGTGAIMAVPAHDQRDFDFAKKYNIPIRIVIDNPENPIDVEKIEKAYEDEGIMVNSGPFNGISSKEAIEKIIDYLEEKNIGKRSVQYKLRDWLISRQRYWGAPIPVVYCEKCGTVAVPEEQLPVKLPKDVEFLPTGQSPLSLDEQFLNTTCPKCGGPARREADTMDTFVDSSWYYLRYVNPNLEDKPFESKDVNYWLPVDQYIGGVEHAVLHLLYSRFITKVLHDMGYVDFDEPFTNLFTQGMIYKDGWKMSKSKGNVVSPDDMIEKYGADTLRTYILFMAPPEKDAEWSDAGIEGVHRFLKRLWNNIYSVLEKIKNVSAERIELKNKLEKDLRRKLHQSIKKITEDIEGGFKFNTAIAGLMELNNSFSDYLNKTEEKDLNLPLLRELVEKLALILSPFAPHMAEEIWHDLGNDTLIVNEEWPKYDEKALEVDEVTVIIQINGKVRGKINVEVNADEETVKKIAFKEPKVSSYIEGKEIVKVIYVKNKLLNIVVK; encoded by the coding sequence GTGAAAGAATATATTCCAAGTCAGATAGAAAAAAAGTGGCAAAAAGTATGGGAAGAAAAAAAAGTATTTGAAACACCCCAATATTCTGAGAAACCAAAATTTTATGATCTAGTAATGTTTCCATATCCTTCAGGGACATTACATGTTGGCCACGTGAAAAATTATGTTATTGGCGATATAGTTGCAAGGTATAAGAGAATGAAAGGTTATAATGTTTTACATCCATTTGGTTACGATGCATTTGGTCTTCCTGCTGAAAATGCCGCTATTAAAAATAAAATTCACCCCGAGGTTTGGACTTTTAAGAATATAGAGACAATAAGGAACCAAATTAAAAAGATAGGAATAAGTTATGATTGGAAAAGGGAAATTGCAACTTGTACAGAAGATTATTACAAATGGACTCAATGGTTGTTTGTCAAAATGTATGAAAAAGGACTTGCATATAAGAAGAAAGCAGCAGTTAATTGGTGTCCAAGCTGTCAAACAGTGCTTGCAAATGAGCAAGTTGTGGATGGTAAATGTGAAAGATGTGGTACAGAGGTTACTTTAAAACATCTTGAGCAATGGTACTTTAAGATAACTGATTATGCCGAAAGGCTTTTAAATGATTTAGAAAAGCTAGAGGGATGGCCTGAGAATGTAAAGACAATGCAAAAAAATTGGATAGGAAAAAGCACAGGTGCAGAAATTGATTTTAAAGTTGATGGTCTTGATATGAGCATTAGAGTATTCACCACAAGACCTGATACAATCTGGGGAGTAACCTTTATGGCTATTGCTCCAGAATCACCACTTGTAGAAACGCTTGTAACTGAGGATAGAAAGAATGAATTAGAAGAATTTTTGAAAAAGGTTTCTTTGGAAGATAGGTTTAAAAGAACAAGCTTGGAAGCCGAAAAGGAAGGCTTTTTCTTGGGAAGATATGCTATAAATCCTGTTACTGGAGAAAAAATTCCTATCTATGTTGCAAATTATATATTGTATGAATATGGAACAGGAGCAATTATGGCAGTGCCTGCACATGATCAAAGAGACTTTGATTTTGCAAAAAAATACAATATACCTATAAGGATAGTTATTGACAATCCTGAAAATCCAATAGATGTAGAAAAAATAGAAAAAGCATACGAAGATGAGGGTATAATGGTAAATTCTGGACCATTTAATGGAATTTCAAGCAAAGAAGCAATTGAAAAAATAATAGATTATCTTGAGGAAAAGAATATTGGAAAAAGAAGTGTTCAATATAAATTGAGGGATTGGCTTATCTCTAGACAAAGATATTGGGGAGCACCTATTCCAGTTGTTTATTGTGAAAAATGTGGTACAGTAGCTGTTCCTGAAGAACAACTTCCAGTAAAACTTCCAAAAGATGTTGAATTCTTACCAACTGGACAATCACCACTTTCATTGGATGAACAATTTTTGAATACAACATGTCCAAAATGTGGTGGCCCTGCAAGGCGAGAAGCTGATACAATGGATACGTTTGTGGATAGTTCATGGTATTATCTAAGATATGTAAATCCAAATCTTGAAGATAAACCTTTTGAAAGCAAGGATGTTAACTATTGGCTTCCAGTTGATCAATACATAGGTGGTGTGGAACACGCGGTTTTGCATCTTTTATATTCAAGATTTATAACTAAAGTCTTGCATGATATGGGATATGTTGATTTTGATGAGCCATTTACGAACCTATTTACACAAGGAATGATTTACAAAGATGGATGGAAGATGAGTAAATCTAAAGGAAATGTAGTATCTCCAGATGACATGATTGAAAAATATGGGGCAGATACACTCAGAACATACATATTGTTTATGGCTCCACCAGAAAAAGATGCAGAATGGAGCGATGCAGGAATAGAAGGTGTCCATAGATTTTTAAAGAGACTTTGGAATAATATTTATTCCGTGCTTGAAAAAATTAAAAATGTTAGTGCAGAAAGAATAGAATTAAAGAATAAGTTAGAAAAGGATTTAAGAAGGAAATTACATCAATCAATTAAAAAAATAACGGAAGATATCGAAGGTGGATTTAAATTTAATACGGCAATTGCAGGATTAATGGAATTAAACAACAGTTTTTCAGATTATTTGAATAAGACTGAAGAAAAAGATTTAAATTTACCTCTTTTGAGGGAATTGGTTGAAAAGCTTGCCCTTATACTTTCACCATTTGCTCCACATATGGCTGAGGAGATTTGGCATGACCTAGGCAATGACACATTAATTGTAAATGAAGAATGGCCAAAGTATGATGAAAAGGCTTTGGAAGTTGATGAAGTAACTGTAATTATACAGATAAATGGCAAAGTTAGGGGAAAAATAAACGTTGAGGTTAATGCAGATGAAGAAACAGTAAAAAAGATTGCTTTTAAAGAGCCAAAGGTATCTTCATATATAGAGGGAAAAGAAATAGTAAAGGTTATTTATGTAAAGAATAAGCTACTTAATATCGTTGTAAAATGA
- a CDS encoding 16S rRNA (uracil(1498)-N(3))-methyltransferase: MIKLPNLFFGIKEDKYLIFDEHETVHFKTVRKKESDIIECTDGKGYYYKVKITQIGKKKSFGEILESKYIENNEKTILNLFAPASRWERLRWLIEKSVELGVDNIYITKTAFSNRDYKDKVEKINMVIRDSAKQCVRFHFPNVDFINFKNIQNYATKNTYFLDFNGQKLPANIASDVSIIVGPEGGFSKEELDFLSSNFNAIRLGNKILRFETAAFVALSYFAIALNKI; this comes from the coding sequence GTGATAAAACTGCCAAATCTATTTTTTGGAATAAAAGAAGATAAATATCTAATTTTCGATGAGCATGAAACTGTTCATTTTAAAACAGTTAGAAAAAAAGAAAGTGATATAATTGAATGTACAGACGGAAAAGGATATTACTACAAAGTAAAAATCACACAAATTGGAAAAAAGAAATCTTTTGGAGAGATTCTCGAGTCTAAATATATAGAAAACAATGAAAAAACTATTCTAAACCTTTTTGCACCAGCGTCAAGATGGGAGCGTCTTAGATGGCTTATTGAAAAATCTGTAGAACTTGGCGTAGACAATATTTATATAACAAAAACTGCTTTTTCAAATAGAGATTATAAAGATAAAGTAGAAAAAATAAATATGGTAATTAGAGACAGTGCAAAACAATGTGTAAGGTTTCATTTTCCAAATGTAGATTTTATTAATTTTAAAAACATTCAAAACTATGCAACCAAAAATACCTATTTTCTAGATTTTAACGGTCAAAAATTACCAGCCAATATTGCCAGCGATGTTTCAATAATAGTTGGCCCAGAAGGTGGTTTTTCAAAAGAAGAACTAGACTTTCTGTCTTCAAATTTCAATGCAATACGTTTGGGAAATAAAATTTTGCGTTTTGAAACTGCAGCATTTGTTGCTTTGAGCTATTTTGCAATTGCACTCAACAAAATTTAA